One window of the Branchiostoma lanceolatum isolate klBraLanc5 chromosome 3, klBraLanc5.hap2, whole genome shotgun sequence genome contains the following:
- the LOC136430635 gene encoding oxysterols receptor LXR-beta-like, with protein sequence MSKRVTITAVFEEDDDDAGPTQEVVTSAMSAMTSSDCLVCGEKASGFHYGVFSCEGCKGFFRRSVTRGHVKVCRWGNQCSMDLYTRRRCPECRLRSCKAAGMRPDCLLSQAQRRSKAMWRKIQEKPSAKTPASTSTTKASDKQDQPEVSPTNQSAEQPLPRLPVSADSTPSCPQLQDVSSSVAVPSCTEQEIKTEKISPPAREVTSSSSPTGPPVTKQAFQAFVAKAGRDMMSFLSVLAHDPEILSQPIKDNITDIPPGKDSTAGCSPSLCTSPSCIDDAASKSSTSSEGLTLPPVSGRPSTDTANLLFLTKSLTCKTPSLQGTESHSVTKDVACCSTAVKDDGDKAASVTRQDRGPAFIQHLTSQNLAIISELLAYKEKTVEEGRLNMLRIWQETQTSKTMEEKRMVQVRHMNDGVGKVITFIKTLRGFKNLAIEDQVAVVKGSIFEYFLIKVCLIFKESGLGLQDLHGLLATMYTEESMATFQKWFEGIWRLNLDPVTMYLLLTVVVLSPDRPKIVNVSGLEKSQAQYLECLQAYCKVAYPDQPLMFARLMGKLTEVRQVGLVVERCLNTDCKAILKKQPVLPEIWSQD encoded by the exons ATGAGTAAGAGGGTGACCATCACCGCAGTTTTTGAGGAGGATGACGACGATGCAGGGCCCACACAAGAGGTCGTGACGTCCGCCATGTCCGCCATGACCAGTAGCGACTGTTTGGTTTGCGGAGAGAAAGCATCAGGGTTCCACTACGGAGTCTTCAGCTGCGAGGGCTGCAAGG GTTTTTTCCGTCGAAGTGTGACCCGTGGTCATGTGAAGGTGTGCAGATGGGGGAACCAGTGCAGTATGGACCTGTACACCAGGAGGAGATGTCCCGAGTGTCGCCTCAGGTCCTGTAAGGCTGCTGGCATGAGGCCTGACT GTTTGCTTTCCCAGGCCCAGCGCAGATCAAAGGCGATGTGGAGGAAAATTCAAGAAAAGCCTTCAGCAAAGACCCctgctagtactagtactaccaAAGCATCTGACAAGCAAGACCAGCCAGAAGTGTCACCAACCAATCAGAGTGCTGAACAGCCATTGCCAAGGTTACCAGTTAGTGCTGACTCCACCCCCAGCTGTCCCCAGCTCCAGGATGTGTCATCATCAGTGGCTGTACCTTCTTGCACAGAGCAGGAGATAAAGACAGAGAAAATATCTCCGCCTGCCAGAGAGGTCACGTCCTCCAGTTCGCCTACAGGCCCACCCGTGACCAAACAAGCCTTTCAGGCCTTCGTGGCCAAGGCCGGCAGAGACATGATGTCGTTCCTATCTGTGTTAGCCCACGACCCAGAGATCCTGTCTCAACCAATCAAAGACAACATAACAGACATACCACCTGGTAAGGACAGTACGGCTGGCTGCAGTCCATCCTTGTGTACGTCTCCTTCTTGCATTGATGACGCTGCTTCCAAGTCCTCCACGTCCTCTGAAGGACTTACGTTGCCACCTGTATCCGGTAGACCATCAACTGACACAGCCAACCTATTGTTCTTGACCAAATCACTAACTTGCAAGACACCATCTCTACAGGGGACTGAGTCACACTCGGTAACAAAGGATGTGGCATGTTGTAGTACAGCAGTTAAAGATGACGGTGATAAAGCTGCCTCTGTGACAAGACAGGACAGAGGGCCTGCTTTTATACAGCACCTTACCTCACAAAATctg GCAATCATTTCAGAACTTCTGGCATACAAGGAAAAAACTGTGGAAGAAGGACGGCTGAACATGCTGAGAATCTGGCAG GAAACCCAGACTTCCAAGACAATGGAGGAAAAACGGATGGTCCAAGTACGGCATATGAACGATGGTGTGGGGAAGGTCATCACCTTCATCAAAACACTACGAGGGTTCAAGAACCTTGCCATTGAAGACCAGGTTGCTGTTGTGAAG GGGTCCATTTTCGAGTACTTTTTGATAAAGGTGTGCCTGATCTTCAAAGAGTCTGGTTTGGGGCTTCAAGACCTACACGGGCTACTAGCTACCA TGTACACAGAGGAATCCATGGCAACATTTCAGAAGTGGTTTGAAGGCATCTGGAGGTTGAACTTGGACCCAGTCACCATGTACCTCCTCCTGACTGTGGTGGTTCTGTCACCAG ATCGCCCAAAGATCGTGAACGTTTCAGGTCTGGAGAAGTCACAGGCTCAGTACCTGGAGTGTCTTCAGGCCTACTGTAAGGTGGCTTACCCCGACCAACCGCTGATGTTCGCACGGCTGATGGGCAAGCTGACGGAAGTTCGGCAGGTCGGCCTTGTGGTGGAGAGGTGTTTGAATACAGACTGTAAAGCCATTCTCAAGAAACAACCTGTCTTACCAGAGATCTGGAGCCAGGACTAG